A genomic region of Zygotorulaspora mrakii chromosome 7, complete sequence contains the following coding sequences:
- the YCK1 gene encoding serine/threonine protein kinase YCK1 (similar to Saccharomyces cerevisiae YCK1 (YHR135C) and YCK2 (YNL154C); ancestral locus Anc_2.105), protein MAQVTESPAMATANTALAVNNLTNTNTGSGMNMNRLINGNPSNNNTGNGTGNNTAVSNLPVMSGINGAANPINGGNNGNLNTNTSNSTSSTSRDDSTIVGLHYKIGKKIGEGSFGVLFEGTNMINGLPVAIKFEPRKTEAPQLKDEYRTYKILGGTPGVPQAYYFGQEGLHNILVIDLLGPSLEDLFDWCGRRFSVKTVVQVAVQMITLIEDLHTHDLIYRDIKPDNFLIGRPGEPDENKVHLIDFGMAKQYRDPKTKQHIPYREKKSLSGTARYMSINTHLGREQSRRDDMEAMGHVFFYFLRGQLPWQGLKAPNNKQKYEKIGEKKRSTNVYDLSQGLPIQFGRYLEIVRNLSFEETPDYEGYRRLLLSVLDDLGQTADGEYDWMELNGGRGWDLAINKKPNLHGYGHPNPPNDKSRRHRNKLAAGGGHHQLSQQQHQMTQQQLTQQQLQQQQQQQAHAQAQAQAQAQAHAQAQAHAQQQDHLRNQTSNGIQPNKLDPTSYEAYQQQTQQKYAQQHQKGPQQGLNPYQNNRGPNGFRSTNSPQQGTNKYQYQEQPNASPNQNNAQNQKNTAAGSIETHKGFFSKLGCC, encoded by the coding sequence ATGGCACAAGTAACGGAATCTCCAGCAATGGCAACTGCAAATACAGCATTAGCCGTCAATAATTTAACAAATACAAACACCGGATCTGGCATGAATATGAATAGACTGATCAATGGTAACCCAAGTAATAACAATACTGGCAATGGTACCGGGAATAACACAGCTGTTAGTAACTTACCAGTTATGTCTGGTATTAACGGTGCCGCAAATCCGATAAATGGTGGCAATAATGGTAATTTGAATACTAATACTTCAAACTCCACCAGTAGCACGTCACGTGACGACTCTACAATCGTGGGGCTTCATTATAAAATCGGTAAGAAAATTGGCGAAGGGTCCTTTGGTGTCTTATTTGAAGGTACTAATATGATCAATGGGCTACCTGTTGCGATTAAATTTGAACCAAGAAAAACTGAAGCTCCCCAATTGAAGGATGAATACAGGACATATAAAATTTTAGGTGGCACACCTGGTGTTCCACAAGCCTATTATTTTGGTCAAGAGGGCCTACACAACATTTTGGTCATTGATTTATTAGGCCCATCACTGGAAGATTTATTCGATTGGTGTGGTCGTAGATTTTCAGTTAAAACGGTTGTTCAAGTCGCCGTTCAAATGATCACGCTCATTGAAGATCTGCATACACATGACTTAATTTATCGCGATATTAAACCTgataattttttaattgGTAGACCAGGTGAAccagatgaaaataaagttCACTTGATCGATTTTGGTATGGCAAAACAATATCGTGATCCAAAGACGAAACAGCACATACCATATagagagaaaaaatctttaaGTGGTACAGCAAGATATATGTCGATTAATACCCATCTTGGGAGAGAACAATCAAGAAGAGATGATATGGAAGCGATGGGccatgtttttttttattttttaagaGGTCAGCTACCATGGCAAGGTTTGAAGGCTCCTAAtaataaacaaaaatatgagaaaattggtgaaaagaagagatcgACGAATGTTTATGATCTTTCCCAGGGCTTGCCAATTCAATTCGGTCGTTATTTGGAAATCGTTAGAAATTTATCCTTCGAAGAAACACCAGATTACGAGGGGTATCGTAGATTATTGTTATCTGTTTTGGACGATCTTGGCCAAACAGCAGATGGTGAATACGATTGGATGGAGTTAAATGGTGGTCGTGGTTGGGATTTAGCGATTAATAAAAAACCCAATTTACATGGTTATGGACATCCAAATCCTCCCAATGATAAATCAAGAAGACATAGAAACAAACTAGCTGCGGGCGGTGGGCATCATCAACTAAGTCAGCAACAACACCAAATGACCCAACAACAGCTAACGCAACAGCAAttgcaacagcaacagcaacagcaggCCCAcgcccaagcccaagcccaagcccagGCACAAGCTCATGCTCAAGCCCAAGCTCACGCTCAGCAACAGGATCATCTGCGCAACCAAACTTCAAATGGCATTCAACCGAACAAATTAGATCCTACCTCATATGAAGCATACCAGCAGCAAactcaacaaaaatatgCCCAGCAACATCAGAAAGGTCCGCAACAAGGGCTTAATCCATATCAAAACAATCGTGGACCAAACGGATTTCGTTCTACAAATTCCCCACAACAAGGCACGaataaatatcaatatcagGAGCAACCAAATGCTTCTCCTAATCAAAACAACGcccaaaatcaaaagaatacgGCTGCTGGGTCAATTGAAACACACAAAGGATTCTTCAGTAAACTAGGATGTTGTTAA
- the CUZ1 gene encoding Cuz1p (similar to Saccharomyces cerevisiae YNL155W; ancestral locus Anc_2.106) gives MATTVEKETGMLDVGTHCAFCRQLDFLPFHCTYCNGDFCASHRSKEAHHCKSLMEKEQNKKVPVKPPKDNGGKYFESLLPEKGYIRIRDDQNQKNAQKPRIGDTSIISSTTNKSALDKLAKFFKRRESKKDVTKKTKSKTSNKMIQLINLKRTAKGDSSIPLDNRIYVYCLVLDSDNDDSNEHQIYINKVWPVGRALDYIAKQLNVPNQNNNFKIDSDQKLNLYRKDDQTGAIKYLLSANRVSTDIKDLDSLYLVRGNSDPESLSLV, from the coding sequence ATGGCAACTACcgttgaaaaagaaacaggCATGCTCGATGTAGGAACACACTGTGCTTTCTGTAGGCAACTCGATTTCCTACCGTTCCATTGCACTTATTGTAATGGGGACTTCTGTGCGAGTCACAGGAGCAAAGAGGCACATCATTGTAAATCGCTGATGGAAAAGGAGCAGAATAAGAAAGTGCCTGTCAAACCCCCCAAGGATAATGGCGGCAAGTACTTCGAAAGCTTATTGCCGGAAAAAGGGTACATACGGATTCGAGATGACcagaatcagaaaaatGCTCAAAAACCACGGATAGGCGATACATCTATCATTAGCTCTACTACAAACAAGAGTGCACTTGATAAGCTGGCCAAATTCTTTAAAAGACGTGAATCTAAAAAGGATGTCacgaaaaaaacaaaatcaaagacttcaaataaaatgaTACAGTTGATAAACCTGAAAAGAACCGCAAAGGGTGATAGTAGTATCCCTTTGGATAATAGAATTTACGTCTATTGTCTTGTACTTGATAGTGATAATGACGATTCAAATGAACATCAAATATACATCAATAAGGTGTGGCCCGTGGGAAGAGCCTTGGACTACATCGCTAAGCAGTTGAATGTACCAAATCAGAataataatttcaaaattgactCTGACCAGAAACTCAACCTATACAGAAAAGACGATCAAACAGGCGCAATTAAGTATTTATTGTCTGCTAATCGTGTCTCCACTGATATCAAAGATCTAGATTCTCTCTACCTGGTTCGTGGGAATAGTGATCCCGAATCTTTGTCTTTAGTATGA
- the WSS1 gene encoding metalloendopeptidase WSS1 (similar to Saccharomyces cerevisiae WSS1 (YHR134W); ancestral locus Anc_2.107), translating into MTSGGTGAKNPHVKELAVLQRLPNKGDALEILGDIAHRVSYLMKEHQFKVNSLVEFYPKDKRLLGMNVNRGMKIMLRLRNPHDEYQFLPRESIIGTMLHELTHNLFGPHDNKFYKKLDDLIGRQWVIEQQGLFDTFLGSGKRLGGQSVRGRRAVNSVRISKLCGTRLGSGSNEAVPKLSPRELAAKAAIRRANDSKWCHDNDDRIVESLIPKAKDLHVIIVDEDVIDDDASSTYKPEIIDLT; encoded by the coding sequence ATGACCAGTGGTGGTACTGGTGCTAAGAATCCGCATGTGAAAGAGTTGGCGGTGTTACAAAGATTGCCTAACAAGGGAGATGCATTGGAGATACTGGGAGATATTGCCCACAGGGTAtcttatttgatgaaagaaCACCAATTCAAGGTGAACTCACTGGTGGAATTTTATCCCAAAGATAAGCGATTGTTGGGCATGAACGTTAATAGAGGAATGAAGATTATGTTGAGGTTGCGAAACCCACATGATGAGTATCAATTTCTGCCTCGAGAATCGATCATTGGAACAATGCTGCATGAGCTGACGCATAACCTGTTTGGTCCTCATGATAACAAGTTCTATAAAAAGCTAGACGATTTGATAGGGAGGCAGTGGGTGATCGAGCAGCAAGGACTGTTTGACACATTTTTGGGATCAGGCAAACGTCTTGGGGGCCAGAGTGTAAGAGGCAGAAGAGCCGTGAACAGCGTCAGAATTTCAAAGCTGTGTGGAACAAGATTGGGAAGTGGCAGCAACGAGGCAGTTCCAAAACTTTCCCCCAGAGAGCTGGCAGCCAAAGCCGCAATACGAAGGGCGAACGATAGCAAATGGTGCcatgataatgatgatcGGATTGTGGAAAGTCTAATACCGAAGGCAAAGGATCTGCATGTGATAATCGTAGATGAGGATGTGATAGATGATGACGCCAGCTCCACTTACAAGCCCGAAATCATTGATTTGACATAA